The following proteins come from a genomic window of Mauremys mutica isolate MM-2020 ecotype Southern chromosome 7, ASM2049712v1, whole genome shotgun sequence:
- the VGLL4 gene encoding transcription cofactor vestigial-like protein 4 isoform X3, which produces MIKVRNKTANGDYRKEHRDRSRSPIERAAAPTMSLHANHMYASIPSLTMDQPLALTKTSMDATRTVSSITPALTSVERQQNRPSVITCASANTRNCNLSHCPIAHSSCGSAMQASYRRPSSTTTACDPVVEEHFRRSLGKNYKEPEPVANSVSITGSVDDHFAKALGDTWLQIKAAKDGVSSSPESASRRGQSSPSSHMVNHNHSPSVVS; this is translated from the exons ATGATTAAAGTGAG AAACAAGACTGCCAACGGGGATTATCGGAAGGAGCACAGAGACAGGAGTCGCAGTCCAATAGAACGGGCTGCTGCCCCAACAATGAGCCTTCATGCCAATCACATGTATGCCTCAATCCCAAGCTTGACCATGGATCAACCTCTAGCACTGACCAAAACCAGCATGGATGCAACGCGAACAGTCAGCAGCATCACGCCTGCGCTGACGTCTGTGGAACGGCAGCAG AACCGTCCATCTGTAATCACATGTGCCTCTGCAAACACCCGTAACTGTAACCTCTCCCATTGCCCCATCGCCCACAGTAGCTGTGGTTCAGCCATGCAAGCCAGTTACAGAAGACCATCTAGCA CTACCACTGCCTGTGATCCAGTGGTGGAAGAGCACTTCCGCAGAAGCCTTGGCAAGAATTACAAGGAGCCTGAGCCAGTGGCAAACTCTGTGTCCATCACAGGATCAGTTGATGACCACTTTGCCAAAGCACTTGGGGATACATGGCTTCAAATTAAAGCTGCAAAGGATGGAGTGTCCAGCAGTCCTGAGTCTGCCTCAAGGCGGGGCCaatcttccccttcctcccacatgGTCAATCATAATCATTCGCCCTCTGTAGTCTCATGA